The genomic segment GATGAATGCGTCCCGGTCGGTATCGTAGCCGTCGATGGTATCGTTGACGGTGTAGAATGCAAAGTGGTCACGTCTGTCTCTGTATTCGGTCTTGTGGTAGATGGTGGAGCCAACTACCTCTACACGGCCGGTGGAGAAGTTTCTCTGGAAATTGGTGCAGTCGTCCTGTGCATCCCACAGGCACCATTCTGCAAAGGAGAACAGCTTGAAGGTCTTGGATGCGCTGCCCTCATTGGTCAGCACCAGTTGCTGCACCTCGCCGGCATAGTTCTGGGGAACGAAGAAGGTAGCCTGTGCCTTCAGGTCGTTCTTCTTGCCGGTGATGATGGTGTAGCCCATACCGTGGCGGCACTCGTAGCTGTCCAGCTCGGTCTTCGCCGGAGACCAGCCCGGGTTCCAGATGGTGCCGTTGTCGTTGATGTAGAAATATCTGCCGCCCATATCGATGGGGACATTGTTGTAGCGGTAACGGGTGATCCGGCGCAGACGGGCGTCCTTGTAGAAGCTGTAGCCGCCGGCAGTGTTGGAGATCAGAGAGAAGAACTCCTGTGTGCCCAGGTAGTTGATCCAGGGGTAGGGGGTTCTGGGGGAAGTGATGACGTATTCTTTGTTGGCATCGTCAAAAAATCCAAATTTCATCGATCAATACTCCTTCTGTACTAGTTTTGTCAAAAGCCGCACATTTCCTGCACGGTAGATATCATTAGTATACCATAAACCCGGACAAAGCACAAGGGTATCCGCGTAGAAAATTTCCCGGTTCTCTCGTGAAAGTTCCACAAAGCACCAGTGCCTTCGGCAGCATACCACAGGGCTTTTGCGTGTCGCCCTTACTTTGCCCGACGCAGCCGCTCCTTCATCCGCTCCCGCAGCTGCTCTCCCAACTGGGGGAATGCCCGGCGCATACGCCGTGTCCAGAATGTGCGCTCCTCCATGATAGTCCGGTACCGGTCGGTAAGCTGTGCCGCCTTTTCCTTCAGCTCGTCCAGCTCCACCCCGGTCAGCTCCCGGCGCAGCGCCAGCTCCTGCTTGGATTTTTCCGTCCGCTCCATGGCACCCATGACTCCGTCGGACAGGTTCTCCCCCACTGCGTCGGAAATATTGTGCAGCTCTCTTGCGATCCGGCTCATGACACGCATGTTGCTGCGGATGTGCAGGATCCCGGCTACGGTAATGGCAAGATCCGCCGCAAATGCCCCGGAAAAGACCCACAGCAGGGTCAGCCCCAGCCAGTGGGGCAGCCAATGTACCAGACCCATCACCGCCGGATGCACCACCCGCATCACAAGCACGCAGGCAATGCCCCACAGCAGGGAGAATTTGGCGCAGATATAGCCGCCAAGCTGAAAGTGCTCATTGGAGTAATCCCACCAATGGGCGTGGAAAATCTTTTCCAGCAGAAAGCCGGTCACCAGCTCCAGCATCGTGGTCAGCACGACGGAGCCGAAAAACAGGGGGATCAGACTGCCGGACACGGGGGACAGGCACAGCACTACGATCAGCACCCCAAAGCCGTAAATGGGGCAGTAGGGACCGTTGAGAAAGCCCCGGTTGACGAATTTGCCGGAATTGACGGTGGCGTAGATCACCTCCACGCACCAGCCCAGGATGGCGTAAATAAAAAAGCAAAGTACAGCCTCATACATGGTCAGCATGACAAAATCTCCTCCAGTTCGACAAGCATCAGAAAAAGAAAGGGCGCAGAGTATGGGTTAATTACTCTGCGCCGGATATCTCATAAGGTGCCGGGGATCAGCCGTTGAGCTTCTTTGCCAGCTGTGCCTTCTTGCGTGCTGCGTTGTTCTTGTGCAGCAGACCCTTTGCACATGCCTGATCCACCCGCTTGATTGCTGCCTTGATTGCCTCTTCCTTGTTTGCACCGGATTCAACAGCCAGGTTCGCCTTCTTCAGAACTGTCTTCAGCTCGGACTTGCGTGCCTTGTTTGCAGCAGCCTTGACCTTGTTTACCTTGACTCTCTTCATTGCGGACTTGATATTTGCCATTCTTTCCACCTCCTTGAACCTGCGGCTCACGCTGTGTATAACCACACGGAAACCGCATACAGTAAAGACAGTACCCACCTTTCGGCGTTGACACGGCCGCTGTCTTTGGCATGGCTGTAATGACTCAGCCATATAAGCTAAATCTTATTTTATCATTCCGGGGCGCAAATTGCAATAGGCAATTTCAAAATAATCTCACAATTTTTTGTGTTGAATTCTGTGCAACTGCACAACCCGGAGAAAGGAGCGTTTATGAACATCCGGACAGACCTTGCTCTGGAGGGGGTGGATGCGGAACAGATCCGGGAGGGCATCACCCGTACCACCCGGGGCAGCGCCTTTTCCATCACCGAGATCCGCATCCAGGAGGACAGGCACGGCGCCCCCATCGGCAAAAAGAAGGGCAGATACATCACCCTGGAGGCAGGAGCGCTGAGCCGGTTTTCCGACCGGTATGAGGATATGGCGCAGGAGCTTGCGAAGGAGCTGCGGCAGTTCCTGCCACCGGGGCATGTGCTGGTGGTAGGGCTTGGAAACAGTCAGATCACCCCGGATGCCCTGGGGCCACAGGCGGCAAACCAGGTGCTTGCCACCCGGCATCTGAAAACCGAGCTGGGCGAGGAGGATCCCTTCCTGGCAGGGCTGCGTCCGGTCAGCGTGCTGGCAGGGGGCGTGCTGGGGCAGACCGGCATCGAAAGCGCAGAGCTGGTGCAAGCACTGCAGGGGCGCCTGTGTCCGGCAGCCATCATTGCGGTGGACGCCCTTGCATGCTCCGAGCTGAACCGGCTGGGCACCACCATCCAGATCTCCGACGCAGGAATATCTCCCGGCAGCGGGGTGCAGAATAAGCGTAAAGAGCTTTCCGCCGGAACCCTGGGGATCCCGGTGCTGGCGGTGGGGGTTCCTACGGTGGTGGATATGGGCACCATTGTGGAAAGCCTCACCGGAGCGCCTCCGAAGCAGGAAGCCCCCAATATGATGGTGACCCCACGGGACATTGACAAGCTGACCCAGCGAGCCGCCGGGCTCATCGCCTGCGGCATCAATCTGGCGCTGCATCCCCAACTGAGCATGGAGGATGTGGAGTGCCTGATGGCATAAGGAGGATATGCATATGAAACTCACACCCCAGACCTATCAGAAGATGGCGGAGCAGGCATCGCCCCCCACCAAAAGCTGGATCACCATTCCCAGCGCCTTTCTCATCGGGGGCGGCATCTGCACCCTGGGAGAGGTGTTCCTGAACCTGTTCACCCGCATGGGGGCAGAAAAGGAGGCGGCAAGCGCCTGGGCGTCCATCTGCCTGATCTTCCTCAGTGCCCTGTTCACCGGGCTGGGCTTGTACGAAAAGCTGGCAAAATTCGCCGGTGCCGGCACCCTGGTGCCCATTACGGGCTTCGCCAACGCCATGGTATCCCCGGCGCTGGAGTCCAGAACCGAGGGCTTCGTGCTGGGGGTGGGGGCAAAGCTGTTCACCATCGCCGGGCCGGTGATCCTGTACGGCTGCACCGCCTCGGTGCTGTACGGCATCCTCTATTATTTCATCCGATAAAAGCAGCCGGGCATCTGCCCGGCTGCTTTGGTTTACAAATTCTCCGTCTTGAAGGTGGTGTATCCTTCATAGGAATAGCTGTGGTCAATGCCCTTCATGTAGACTTCACGGCTGGATACATCCGCCGTCAGCGCAGCCTTCAGCAGCACCTTGATCTCTGTATCCCGAATGGGGCTGCGCTCCATGGCAAGCAGATAATCCTCCTTGTCCACCCGGCTCCAGTCCACCACCTGACCGATGCCCCGTTTCAGCATCCAGTCCAGCCAGATCCGGGTGCTGCGTCCGTTTCCGTCCCGAAAAGGGTGGGCAACGTTCATCTCCACATACTTCTCGACAATCTGGTCAAAGGTGGACTGGGGCATCCTGTCGATGCTGTCCAGTGCCGCTTCCAGATACAGCAGAGGTGCAAAGCGGAAGTTTCCCTTTGCCAGATTGACCGTGCGGATCTTTCCTGCAAAGGGGTAAAGATCCGCAAACAGATGCCTATGAATCTCCTGCAAAGCCGCAAAGGTACCCACCGGCAAGGCATCCAGAGTACCGCTTTCAAACAGCCACACGGCTTTTTTCTTGCTGATCCGTTCCTCTTCCCGGGCAAGCACCGCAGAATCGGTGATGCCCAGCTTATTTTCCAGTGCCATATAATTCCCCCTTGCGGATCGACGGCATTGCCTTATCCGATCCGATGATCCATATTGAACACAGCCTTCCAGTTGCCCTCGATGTTCCGCCAGGTGGTAGTCACCCGGAACGTCCCGGCAAGCTCCTGGTTCGCCGGATCGCTGACCTGGGTGCGGACAACGTAGTGCACCTGCACACTGTCCACGTCCTGGTTCACGATCTCGAACTGCTCCAGAATGAAGGAGGCGCAGTCAAATTCCGGAATGATCCGGGCATACTCTGCGCCAGTGCAGCGCTGTCCCCCACAGACCATCACCGCATCCGGGGATACCACCTCCAGAAACGCCTCCGGATCCCGGTGCTTTGCCGCCTCCCACATTCTCACTTCAAGCTCATAAATATACGCCATTCCTGTTCCTCCTGTATCCCATTTCCCATATCCGTTCCGTATTTGTTCCGTCCTTTTATACAAGCTATATTATATCACACGCTCCGCACAAAAAACAATTGCCTTTTTCCCCAAAAGCGTGTATAATAGTAATATGCATGTTGTGTGGAATGTGTGCAAAGGCGGAAATGAATAATTATACTGTATATTCAGCATAATATCCAGAATTATACGAGAAAATATGCATAATTATTCAGAAACCCCTTGACAAATCCACAGAAGGGTGTATAATAAGGCTATACCAAGTATTGAACATCAAACAGGAGGTTCTCAACAATGGCAAAGGAAATCAAAAAGGTCGTACTGGCATACTCCGGCGGTCTGGACACATCCATCATCATTCCGTGGCTGAAGGAAAACTACAACAACTGCGAGGTCATCGCAGTATCCGGCGACGTAGGGCAGGGCACCGAGCTGGACGGTCTGGAGGAAAAGGCAAAGAAGACCGGCGCATCCAAGCTGATCGTTGCAGATCTGAAGAAGGAATTCATCGAAGATTATGTATACCCCACCGTGAAGGCAGGGGCAGTTTACGAGAACCGCTATCTGCTGGGCACCTCCTTTGCACGGCCCATTATCGCAAAGCGCATTGCTGAGATCGCACTGGCGGAGGGGGCTGACGCCATCTGCCACGGCTGCACCGGCAAGGGCAATGACCAGGTTCGGTTTGAGCTTGCCATCAAGGCATTTGCACCGGATATGGAGATCATCGCACCCTGGAGAATCTGGAGCATCAAGTCCCGGGACGAGGAGATCGATTACGCAGAGGCTCACAACATTCCCCTGAAGATCAACCGGGAAACCAACTACTCCAAGGACAAGAACCTGTGGCATCTGTCCCACGAGGGTCTGGATCTGGAGGATCCGGCAAACGAGCCCCAGTACAACAAGCCGGGCTTCCTGGAGCTGGGCGTTTCTCCGGAAATGGCGCCCGACAAGCCCACCTACATCACCATCCACTTTGAAAAGGGCGTACCCACCATGCTGGACGGCAAGGAGCTGGACGGTGTGGGTATGGTCTCCGCACTGAACAAGCTGGGCGGCGAGAACGGCATCGGTCTGGCTGACCTGGTGGAGAACCGTCTGGTGGGCATGAAGTCCAGAGGCGTGTACGAAACCCCCGGCGGCGCCATCCTCTACCACGCACACGAGGTGCTGGAGACCATCTGCCTGGATAAGGAAACCGCACGGATGAAGCAGTACCTGGGCATCAAGTTCGCTGACATCGTATACAACGGTCAGTGGTTCACACCTCTGCGTGAGGCGCTGAGCGCATTTGTGGACAAGACCCAGGAAACCGTCACCGGCGACGTAAAGCTGAAGCTGTACAAGGGCAACATCATCAACGCCGGCGTTACTTCTCCCTACACCCTGTACGATGAGGAGGTTGCCACCTTCGACGCCGACAATGTATACAACCAGAAGGACAGCGCCGGATTCATCAACCTGTTCGGTCTGCCCATCAAGGTCAAGGCAAAGCTGGATCAGAAGCGGAACAACAAGTAATTTACCCGGAAGGATACATACACAGCACGGGCGGCAGACTCTGTCGCCCCCTGTGTTTTTTCTGTTTTGGCAACAATCCACAGACACGCTTCTGTGGGATGTTGCCGCAACAGAACCCACAGGCAATACCGCACAGGGCTTGTGGGGTGCTGCCCTAACAAACATATAGGAGGATATTATTTATGAAACACAACAGATTGGCTGTCGGCATCCTTGCCCTGACTCTGGCGCTGGGCATGACCGCATGCGGCGAGGACAGCAGCGCAGATTCCACCGCTGCAACCACGGAAGCATCCACCCCCGCTTCCACAGAAGCATCCGCACAGGGGGCAACGGAGTCAACAGCGGCTACTACAGAGGCTGCTGCAACAGAGGGGGCAACAGAGGCTGCCACCGAAGCAAAGGCAGACCCCAAGGATGCAGTGCTGCCCACCAGCTATGGGGATTCCTACTGCAAGAAATTTTCCGAGCGGTATTCCGACGAGGCTCTGACCATGGACTGCTCCATGCGTATGTCCATGCTGGGCACCCAGTTGGACTATCAGATCTACACCACCTACTCCAAGGCAAAGAATGCCATGTACTCGGAGGTCACCATGTCCGGGGGCGGCGAGACCTATTCCATTATCATGTACTGGGACAAGGACGCCTGCTACACCCTGCTGCCGGTGGAGAAGATGTATTCCGTCAAGGACGAAGGACTGGATCTGGAGGAGTACATGGAGGAAAGCGGCATGGGACAGATTACCGGCAATGCGGAGGATCTGACCCTGGACAAGGCGGAATTTGTCACCGTAAAGGGCAAGGACTGCGTGAAGGAAACCTATCAGCTTGACCAATCCGAGGCGGCATATATTTTTGACCTTGCCACCGGGGATCTGCTGTCCATCAGCACCAGCATGGAAGGCACGGAGATTTCCAGCATGGAATTCACTACCCTCACCGGCACCTGTGACGAAAGCAAGCTGGTGATGCCGGATCTCACCGGCTACACCAAATCCGATACAGACCTGGCAAACTGATACCCGGAGAAAGGAAGAGGGCTATGGCAAAATTATGGGCAGGAAGATTCTCCAAGGAGGTTGACGAAACCGTCAACGCCTTCAATTCCTCCATCGCCTTTGACGGCAGAATGTACAAGCAGGATATCACCGGCAGCATCGCCCACGCCACCATGCTGGGGGACTGCGGCATCATCTCTAAAGAGGACAGCCGGCAGATCATAGAGGGGCTGCAGGGGATCCTGGCGGATCTGGAATCCGGGGAACTGGAGCTGGATCCCACGGCGGAGGATATCCACATGTTCGTGGAGGCAGAGCTGACCAAGCGGCTGGGGGATGTGGGCAAGCGGCTCCACACCGCTCGTTCCCGGAATGACCAGGTTGCACTGGATATCCGGCTGTATCTGCGGGAGGAAATGGGAGAGATCCGCAGTCTGACCGCAAAGCTGCTGCATACCCTGTGCGATCTGGCACAGCAGCACCTGGACACCATCATGCCCGGATACACCCACCTGCAGCGGGCACAGCCCATTACCCTGGGGCATCACCTGATGGCGTATGCCCAGATGCTGCTGCGGGATTATGACCGGCTGCTGGATACGGAAAAGCGCATGAACTACTGTCCCCTGGGCAGCTGCGCCCTGGCAGGCACCACCTACCCCATCGACCGGCAGCAGACCGCAAAGCTGCTGGGCTTTACCGCCCCCATGGCAAACAGTCTGGACGGGGTATCCGACCGGGACAGTTGCGTGGAGCTGGCAAACGCCCTGGCGCTGCTGATGACCCACCTGTCCCGGTTCTCCGAGGAGATCATTCTCTGGTGCTCCTGGGAATTCAAGTTCATTGAGCTGGACGATGCCTACGCCACCGGCAGTTCCATCATGCCCCAGAAGAAGAATCCGGATATCACCGAGCTGATCCGGGGCAAGACCGGCAGAGTGGTGGGGGATCTGACCACCCTGCTGGCTATGCTGAAGGGGCTGCCCCTTGCCTACAACAAGGATATGCAGGAGGACAAGGAGGCCATCTTCGACGCCATCGACAACGTGAAGCTGTGCCTGAAAACCTTTACCCCCATGCTTGCCACCATGCGTGTGCTGAAGGACAATATGCGTGCCGCCGCCGCCCGGGGCTTTATCAACGCCACCGATTGTGCGGACTATCTGGTGAAGAAGGGGCTGCCCTTCCGGGATGCCTATAAGATTACCGGCACCCTGGTTGCCGCATGCATCCGGCAGGGGCTGACTCTGGAAACCCTGCCCCTGGAGCAGTACCGGGAAATGCACCCTCTGTTCGGCGAGGACGTGTACCATGCCATCAGTCTGGACACCTGCGTCCGGGAGCGCCGTTCCGAGGGCGGTCCTGCACCGGAATCCGTCCGGCGGCAGATCGATCTGACCCGGGCACAGATGGAGGCTTGGGGCATATGAAGGGCAGACAGCTGAAATTCATCCTGCTGCTGTGTACCCTGGCGGTACTGGCATATCTGGCAGGAGAGATCCTGCTGCTGTTCGTGTTTGACAACAACAATATCTGGGTATCCCGGGGCTGGCTGATCGCCGTGTTCGTTGCAACCCTTGCCATCAGCGTATGGAAATGCCCCAGGGATCCGGATCAACACAAAGGAGAATGATTTATGCCGGTTCAGGTTTATATTGACGGACAGGAGGGCACCACGGGACTGAAGATCCTGGAGCGCTTTGATGGCCGCAGTGACATTGCCCTGCTGAAGATCGACCCGGAAAAGCGGAAGGACAACGCAGAGCGGAAGCGGCTGATCCACCAGTCGGACATTACCTTTCTGTGCCTGCCGGACGCTGCCGCTGTGGAGGCGGTAGCCCTGGCAGAGGGCAGCAATACCCGGATCATTGACGCATCCACCGCCCACCGGACCAATCCGGACTGGGCATACGGCTTTCCGGAGCTGAGCCCAGCGCACCGGGAAAGGATCCGCACCAGCCAGAGAGTGGCTGTGCCCGGCTGCTATGCCAGCGGCTTCATTTCCCTGGTGTATCCCCTGGTACAGGCCGGGATCCTGCCGGCGGATTACCCGGTGACCGCATACGCCCTGTCCGGCTACAGCGGCGGCGGCAAAAAGGCAATTGCCCAGTATACGGATCCGAACCGGGACAACTGCTTTGACGCACCCCGGCTCTATGCCCTGGGGCAGACCCACAAGCATATGCCGGAAATGCAGAAAATTTCCGGGCTTGCCTATCCCCCCATGTTCAATCCCATCATCTGCGACTTTTTCAACGGCATGATCGTGTGCGTGCCCATCCTGACCCGGCTGCTGCCCAAGGCAGTGACCCCGGAGCAGGTGCATGCCGCATTTGCCGCCCACTATGCAAACCAGCGCTTTGTGCATGTGACCGCCCTCCAGGGCAGCGACGTGCTGCCGGATGGGTTCATGTCCGCAAATCCCCTTGCAGGCTCCAATGACCTGGAGGTATTCGTCTGCGGCAACCATGACCGGATCCTGCTATGCGCACGGCTGGACAATCTGGGCAAGGGCGCATCCGGTGCGGCAGTCCAGTGTATGAATCTGATGATCGGGGCGCCGGAGGATACCGGTCTGACCTCGGTGTATGAAAAGGAGTAAGCAGCCATGAAGCTTCAGAAATTTGACGGCTATACATTTGTGGAGGGAGGGGTCTGCGCTGCACAGGGCTTTCTGGCAAACGGCATCCAGTGCGGTCTTGCCCACAAGGCGCTCAGCGAGGACGCTCCCTCCCCCACCGCCGGGAAGAAGAAACATGACCTGGCAGTGATCTACGCAGAGGTACCCTGCGCTGCCGCAGCGGTCTACACCACCAACAAGGTCAAGGGCGCACCCATTCTGGTGACCCGGGAGCATCTGAAAAACGGCACCGCCCAGGCGGTGATCGTCAACTCCGTCAACGCCAACACCTGCAACCCGGACGGAGTGGAGAAGGCAACAAAAATGTGTCAGCTAGCGGCGGATGCCTTAAAGCTGGAGGAAAGCGAGATCATCGTGGCATCCACCGGGGTCATCGGACAGGTGCTGCCCATCGAGCCCATTGCCGCAGCCGTACCGGAGCTGTGCAAGGGGCTGAATCCCAAGGGAAATGCTGCCGCAGTGGAGGCAATTATGACCACCGACACCATGCCCAAGGAGATCGCCGTGTCCTTCACCCTGGGCGGAAAACCCTGCAAGCTGGGGGGCATGCTCAAGGGCAGCGGCATGATCCACCCCAACATGGCAACCACCCTGACCTTCCTGACCACGGATGCGGACATTGCCCCGGCACTGCTCCAGCAGGCTCTGTCCGATGTGGTAAAGCTGACGCTGAACCGGGTCAGCGTGGACGGGGACACCTCCACCAACGATATGGTCTGCGTGCTGGCAAACGGTAAGGCAGACAATGCCCCCATCCGCACCGCCAATGCAGACTACGACACCTTCAAGCAGGCGCTGTATGTGATCCTGCTGAACCTTGCCCGGATGATGGCACGGGACGGAGAGGGCGCCACCAAGCTCATCACCTGCCTGTGCGAGGGTGCGCCGGACGAAAAGACGGCGGAGATCGTGGCAAAGAGCGTGATTACCTCCAGTCTGGTGAAAACCGCAATGTTCGGCAGGGATGCCAACTGGGGCAGAATCGCCTGTGCCGCCGGGTATGCCCAGGCGGACTTTGACCTGGAAAAGCTGGACATTGACGTGGCATCCGAGAACGGCAGAATCGCCGCATGCCGGAAGGGCGTGATCCCGGACTTCTCCGAGGAGGAGGCTGCAAGGATCCTGGAGCCGGAGGAGATCCGGATCTGCATCCATCTGAACAGCGGTCTGTGCAGTGCAGTGTGCTGGGGCTGTGATCTGACCTATGACTATGTAAAGATCAACGGCGACTATCGGTCATAAGCCCGAACGGCTGCAATATCAAACAACTTGGAGTGATACATATGGAAATTCCTGAAAACATCCCGAATTCTGTCCGGTCAAAGATTCTGATCGACGCCCTGCCCCATATCCAGCGATACAACGGCAAGATCGTGGTGGTCAAGTACGGGGGCAACGCCATGACCAACGAGGCGCTGAAGCAGGCGGTCATGAGCGATATCGTGCTGTTGTCCCTGGTGGGCATCAAGGTTGTTCTGGTACACGGGGGCGGCCCGGAAATCAACGATATGCTCCGGCGGCTGAACATTGAAAGTAAGTTCATCGGCGGGCTGCGGTACACGGACAAGGAAACCGTGGACGTGGTGAAGATGGTGCTTGCCGGCAAGGTGAACAAGGAGCTGGTTGCCCTTCTGGCGGAGCATCAGGGCAGCGCAGTGGGTCTGTGCGGTATTGACGGGCAGATGCTCATGGCGGAAAAGGTAGAAAGCGAGCAGGATCTGGGCTATGTGGGTGACATCGTCAGCGTGAACACCAAGCCCATTCTGGATGCGCTGAACGGTGGGTATGTGCCGGTGATCGCCACGGTGGCAAGCAGCAAGTCCGGTCAGACCTACAACGTGAATGCGGACACGGCGGCAGCACGGATCGCCGCAGAGCTGAAGGCGGAAAATCTGATCCTCATGACGGACATTGCAGGACTGATGCGGGACAAGGACGACCCCTCCACGCTGATGCCCTTTGTGAACGTCAGCGAGGTGCCCTTCTTAAAGCGGCAGGGCATCATCTCCGGAGGCATGATCCCCAAGATCGACTGCTGCGTGGAGGCAGTACGCCGGGGCGTACACAAGACCGTTATCATCGACGGCCGGATCCCCCACTCCATCCTCATTGAGCTGCTGTCCAACGAGGGCATCGGCACCCAGTTCAAATAAGACGCAAAAGTATTGACTTGTTCATAAACTAAAGCATTGCAATTTTTCCTGTGTCGGGGTAAAATAAGAATGCAGGGTAAATTGCACAAAAAGCAATCCCCACAGCAAAGGAGATTATCCGAATGGATACAATAGAACAGTTTGACAGCCATGTGATGCAGACCTATGACCGGCTGCCCCTGGTGATGGAATCCGGCAGCGGCAGAACCTGTACCGATGAGGACGGCAAGCGCTACCTGGATTTCGGCAGCGGCATCGGCACCAACAGCCTGGGGTACTGCGATCCTGCCTGGGCGGACGCAGTGTGCGCCCAGGTTCGCCGCATGCAGCACACTTCAAATTACTACTACACAAAAGTACAGGCGGATTTCGCAGAGCGGCTGTGCCAGATCACCGGCTATAAGCGGGTGTTCTTCGGCAATTCCGGCGCAGAAGCCAACGAATGCGCCATTAAGCTGGCAAGAAAATACAGCTTTGATAAATACGGCGCAGGCAGAAATGTGATCATCACCCTGCGCAACTCCTTCCACGGCAGAACCATGGCGACCCTGAGCGCCACCGGGCAGGACTGCTTCCACAACTACTTCTTCCCCTTCCCGGAGGGCTTTGTGTACGCCGAAGCCAACGACATTGACGATCTGCTCAAGAAGATGCACAACAACGTGTGCGCCGTGATGCTGGAATACATCCAGGGCGAAGGGGGCGTGGTGCCCCTGGACAGCAAGTATGTGGATCAGCTCTACGATTTCTGCGCAAAGCGGGATATTCTGGTGATCGCTGACGAGGTTCAGACCGGCGTGGGCAGAACCGGCACCTTCCTGGCAGGAGAGCAGTACGCCAAGAAGGCGGACATCACCACGCTTGCCAAGGGGTTGGGCGGCGGTCTTCCCATCGGTGCATGCCTTGCCAACGGCAAATGCGCTGACGTGCTCACCAAGGGCATGCACGGTTCCACCTTCGGGGGCAATCCGGTGGTCTGCGCCGGCGGGCTTGCGGTGCTGGAACAGGTGGCAAAGCCGGATTTCCTGGCACAGGTACTGGCAAAGGGCGCTCACATCCGTGCCGCCCTCCGGGACTGCCAGGAGGTCACGGAGATCACCGGTCTGGGTCTGATGCTGGGGCTGACGCTGAAAACCAAACAGGCGGCGGACGTGAAGCAGGCAGCCTTCCAGCGGGGTCTGCTGGTGCTGACGGCGAAGGATAAGGTGCGGCTGCTCCCGCCGCTGAACATCACCATCGGGGAGCTGGACAGCGGTCTTGCGATTCTCAAGGAGTGCCTGAGCCAGTAAGACTGACGAACATCAATGCATTGCATCGGGGGAGGGAAACGCTTATATGGTTCTTTACATCATACCCAAGGGAAGCAAATACAACGTACAGGACGAAAAGGGCCGTATCATTTATACCATTAAGAAAAAGGGCTTTGGCGGCAAAATGCAGTTGTTTGACGCAAGCGGCTACGAAATGTACACCATGACAAGCGATTTTTCTCAAAAGCATCCCTCCTTTGACATATTGCTGGACGGAAAGCCATATATTATGGTCAAGTGCAAGTCCCGGTTCCTGGATCCTTCCATCGTAGGACAGGGCAATATGGGTACCTACTGGCTCAAGAGCCAGAACCGGATGCGGTTCGAGCTTACAAAGGATGATGTGAACATTGGCAGCATCCTCTCCCAGCCCATGCCCAAGGGGGATGTGCAGTTTGAGATGACGATCAACGACAAGGAATTTGACGACGCACTGGTACTGTTTGCGGTGTGCATCGACTTTTCCTTTTACAAGTACAAGAAATGA from the Ruminococcus champanellensis 18P13 = JCM 17042 genome contains:
- a CDS encoding acetylornithine/succinylornithine family transaminase; this encodes MDTIEQFDSHVMQTYDRLPLVMESGSGRTCTDEDGKRYLDFGSGIGTNSLGYCDPAWADAVCAQVRRMQHTSNYYYTKVQADFAERLCQITGYKRVFFGNSGAEANECAIKLARKYSFDKYGAGRNVIITLRNSFHGRTMATLSATGQDCFHNYFFPFPEGFVYAEANDIDDLLKKMHNNVCAVMLEYIQGEGGVVPLDSKYVDQLYDFCAKRDILVIADEVQTGVGRTGTFLAGEQYAKKADITTLAKGLGGGLPIGACLANGKCADVLTKGMHGSTFGGNPVVCAGGLAVLEQVAKPDFLAQVLAKGAHIRAALRDCQEVTEITGLGLMLGLTLKTKQAADVKQAAFQRGLLVLTAKDKVRLLPPLNITIGELDSGLAILKECLSQ
- the argJ gene encoding bifunctional glutamate N-acetyltransferase/amino-acid acetyltransferase ArgJ, which produces MKLQKFDGYTFVEGGVCAAQGFLANGIQCGLAHKALSEDAPSPTAGKKKHDLAVIYAEVPCAAAAVYTTNKVKGAPILVTREHLKNGTAQAVIVNSVNANTCNPDGVEKATKMCQLAADALKLEESEIIVASTGVIGQVLPIEPIAAAVPELCKGLNPKGNAAAVEAIMTTDTMPKEIAVSFTLGGKPCKLGGMLKGSGMIHPNMATTLTFLTTDADIAPALLQQALSDVVKLTLNRVSVDGDTSTNDMVCVLANGKADNAPIRTANADYDTFKQALYVILLNLARMMARDGEGATKLITCLCEGAPDEKTAEIVAKSVITSSLVKTAMFGRDANWGRIACAAGYAQADFDLEKLDIDVASENGRIAACRKGVIPDFSEEEAARILEPEEIRICIHLNSGLCSAVCWGCDLTYDYVKINGDYRS
- the argC gene encoding N-acetyl-gamma-glutamyl-phosphate reductase encodes the protein MPVQVYIDGQEGTTGLKILERFDGRSDIALLKIDPEKRKDNAERKRLIHQSDITFLCLPDAAAVEAVALAEGSNTRIIDASTAHRTNPDWAYGFPELSPAHRERIRTSQRVAVPGCYASGFISLVYPLVQAGILPADYPVTAYALSGYSGGGKKAIAQYTDPNRDNCFDAPRLYALGQTHKHMPEMQKISGLAYPPMFNPIICDFFNGMIVCVPILTRLLPKAVTPEQVHAAFAAHYANQRFVHVTALQGSDVLPDGFMSANPLAGSNDLEVFVCGNHDRILLCARLDNLGKGASGAAVQCMNLMIGAPEDTGLTSVYEKE
- the argH gene encoding argininosuccinate lyase, with the translated sequence MAKLWAGRFSKEVDETVNAFNSSIAFDGRMYKQDITGSIAHATMLGDCGIISKEDSRQIIEGLQGILADLESGELELDPTAEDIHMFVEAELTKRLGDVGKRLHTARSRNDQVALDIRLYLREEMGEIRSLTAKLLHTLCDLAQQHLDTIMPGYTHLQRAQPITLGHHLMAYAQMLLRDYDRLLDTEKRMNYCPLGSCALAGTTYPIDRQQTAKLLGFTAPMANSLDGVSDRDSCVELANALALLMTHLSRFSEEIILWCSWEFKFIELDDAYATGSSIMPQKKNPDITELIRGKTGRVVGDLTTLLAMLKGLPLAYNKDMQEDKEAIFDAIDNVKLCLKTFTPMLATMRVLKDNMRAAAARGFINATDCADYLVKKGLPFRDAYKITGTLVAACIRQGLTLETLPLEQYREMHPLFGEDVYHAISLDTCVRERRSEGGPAPESVRRQIDLTRAQMEAWGI
- the argB gene encoding acetylglutamate kinase, translated to MEIPENIPNSVRSKILIDALPHIQRYNGKIVVVKYGGNAMTNEALKQAVMSDIVLLSLVGIKVVLVHGGGPEINDMLRRLNIESKFIGGLRYTDKETVDVVKMVLAGKVNKELVALLAEHQGSAVGLCGIDGQMLMAEKVESEQDLGYVGDIVSVNTKPILDALNGGYVPVIATVASSKSGQTYNVNADTAAARIAAELKAENLILMTDIAGLMRDKDDPSTLMPFVNVSEVPFLKRQGIISGGMIPKIDCCVEAVRRGVHKTVIIDGRIPHSILIELLSNEGIGTQFK